One Rosa chinensis cultivar Old Blush chromosome 5, RchiOBHm-V2, whole genome shotgun sequence genomic region harbors:
- the LOC112201371 gene encoding endoplasmic reticulum oxidoreductin-1 isoform X2 — MVKEKNVKRWVLVGAVVVVLLAIALTSTRDFNSKLNLSLFFKNPSSCQCPQDSKKYSGIDEDCCCDYETVDSVNAEVLHPLLQEIVKTPFFRYFKAKLWCDCPFWTEDGMCLLRDCSVCECPENEFPEPFKRPFHGGLPSDTLVCQDDKLQGSVDRTLDGRAFRGWIETDNPWTNDDETDNDEMTYVNLLLNPERYTGYTGPSARRIWDAVYSENCPKYSSQDICQEQRVLYKLISGLHSSISIHIAADYLLDKITNLAADYLEQAEYDTGNHEEDLRTESLMRQLLYNPKLQAACPLPFDEAKLWKGRSGPQLKQQIQKKFRNISALMDCVGCEKCRLWGKLQVLGIGTALKILFSVDGKNHQDQPLQLQRNEVIALVNLLNRLSESVKYACQSGHSIKKVAEGGRVVEPYSIQTISTLQRIWEAVIPIRLRLGMLAL; from the exons ATGGTGAAGGAGAAGAATGTGAAGAGATGGGTTTTAGTGGGTGCTGTGGTTGTGGTCTTATTAGCCATAGCTCTCACCTCTACCAGAGATTTTAATTCTAAACTCAACCTTTCTCTGTTTTTCAAGAATCCCAGTTCCTGCCAATGTCCTCAG gaTTCAAAGAAATACAGTGGCATTGATGAGGACTGCTGTTGTGATTATGAAACGGTGGACAGTGTTAATGCAGAGGTGTTGCATCCTCTGCTACAAGAGATTGTTAAAACTCCGTTTTTTCGATATTTTAAG GCCAAGCTGTGGTGTGACTGTCCCTTCTGGACTGAAGATGGTATGTGCCTCCTGCGTGACTGCAGCGTCTGCGAATGCCCAGAAAATGAATTTCCGGAACCTTTCAAGAGGCCCTTTCACGGTGGCCTTCCATCCGACACTTTGGTATGTCAAGATGATAAGCTGCAGGGGTCTGTTGACCGCACTCTAGACGGTAGAGCATTCAGAGGCTGGATTGAGACAGATAATCCTTGGACAAATGATGACGAGACTGATAATG ATGAGATGACATATGTGAACCTTCTACTGAACCCTGAACGTTACACTGGCTATACTGGTCCATCAGCAAGAAGGATATGGGATGCTGTTTATTCTGAAAATTGCCCAAAAT ATTCATCTCAGGACATTTGCCAGGAGCAAAGAGTATTGTACAAATTAATATCGGGTCTTCACTCGTCAATTTCAATCCACATAGCTGCTGATTATCTTCTAGACAAGATTACCAATCTG GCTGCAGATTACTTGGAGCAGGCTGAGTATGATACAGGTAATCATGAGGAAGACCTGAGAACAGAGTCTTTGATGAGGCAGCTACTTTACAATCCTAAACTCCAAGCTGCATGTCCCCTACCGTTTGATGAAGCAAAGCTCTGGAAAGGTCGGAGCGGACCACAATTGAAGCAACAAATTCAAAAGAAATTCAGAAACATTAG TGCATTAATGGATTGTGTGGGATGTGAGAAATGTCGGCTCTGGGGAAAGCTTCAAGTTCTCGGTATTGGTACTGCATTGAAGATCCTCTTTTCTGTTGATGGTAAAAATCATCAAGATCAACCT CTGCAGCTGCAACGAAATGAAGTTATAGCTCTCGTAAATCTGCTAAATCGACTCTCTGAATCCGTCAAATATGCTTGTCAAAGCGGACATTCAATCAAGAAAGTAGCGGAAGGAGGACGAGTTGTTGAACCTTATTCTATACAAACAATCAGTACATTGCAAAGAATATGGGAGGCGGTGATCCCAATCAGGCTTAG GTTAGGGATGTTAGCACTGTAA
- the LOC112201371 gene encoding endoplasmic reticulum oxidoreductin-1 isoform X1 produces the protein MVKEKNVKRWVLVGAVVVVLLAIALTSTRDFNSKLNLSLFFKNPSSCQCPQDSKKYSGIDEDCCCDYETVDSVNAEVLHPLLQEIVKTPFFRYFKAKLWCDCPFWTEDGMCLLRDCSVCECPENEFPEPFKRPFHGGLPSDTLVCQDDKLQGSVDRTLDGRAFRGWIETDNPWTNDDETDNDEMTYVNLLLNPERYTGYTGPSARRIWDAVYSENCPKYSSQDICQEQRVLYKLISGLHSSISIHIAADYLLDKITNLWGQNMELMHDRVLKYPDRVQNLYFAFLFVLRAVTKAADYLEQAEYDTGNHEEDLRTESLMRQLLYNPKLQAACPLPFDEAKLWKGRSGPQLKQQIQKKFRNISALMDCVGCEKCRLWGKLQVLGIGTALKILFSVDGKNHQDQPLQLQRNEVIALVNLLNRLSESVKYACQSGHSIKKVAEGGRVVEPYSIQTISTLQRIWEAVIPIRLRLGMLAL, from the exons ATGGTGAAGGAGAAGAATGTGAAGAGATGGGTTTTAGTGGGTGCTGTGGTTGTGGTCTTATTAGCCATAGCTCTCACCTCTACCAGAGATTTTAATTCTAAACTCAACCTTTCTCTGTTTTTCAAGAATCCCAGTTCCTGCCAATGTCCTCAG gaTTCAAAGAAATACAGTGGCATTGATGAGGACTGCTGTTGTGATTATGAAACGGTGGACAGTGTTAATGCAGAGGTGTTGCATCCTCTGCTACAAGAGATTGTTAAAACTCCGTTTTTTCGATATTTTAAG GCCAAGCTGTGGTGTGACTGTCCCTTCTGGACTGAAGATGGTATGTGCCTCCTGCGTGACTGCAGCGTCTGCGAATGCCCAGAAAATGAATTTCCGGAACCTTTCAAGAGGCCCTTTCACGGTGGCCTTCCATCCGACACTTTGGTATGTCAAGATGATAAGCTGCAGGGGTCTGTTGACCGCACTCTAGACGGTAGAGCATTCAGAGGCTGGATTGAGACAGATAATCCTTGGACAAATGATGACGAGACTGATAATG ATGAGATGACATATGTGAACCTTCTACTGAACCCTGAACGTTACACTGGCTATACTGGTCCATCAGCAAGAAGGATATGGGATGCTGTTTATTCTGAAAATTGCCCAAAAT ATTCATCTCAGGACATTTGCCAGGAGCAAAGAGTATTGTACAAATTAATATCGGGTCTTCACTCGTCAATTTCAATCCACATAGCTGCTGATTATCTTCTAGACAAGATTACCAATCTG TGGGGTCAAAACATGGAATTGATGCATGATCGCGTTCTAAAATATCCAGATCGTGTTCAGAATTTGTACTTCGCATTCCTCTTTGTTCTCCGGGCAGTGACAAAA GCTGCAGATTACTTGGAGCAGGCTGAGTATGATACAGGTAATCATGAGGAAGACCTGAGAACAGAGTCTTTGATGAGGCAGCTACTTTACAATCCTAAACTCCAAGCTGCATGTCCCCTACCGTTTGATGAAGCAAAGCTCTGGAAAGGTCGGAGCGGACCACAATTGAAGCAACAAATTCAAAAGAAATTCAGAAACATTAG TGCATTAATGGATTGTGTGGGATGTGAGAAATGTCGGCTCTGGGGAAAGCTTCAAGTTCTCGGTATTGGTACTGCATTGAAGATCCTCTTTTCTGTTGATGGTAAAAATCATCAAGATCAACCT CTGCAGCTGCAACGAAATGAAGTTATAGCTCTCGTAAATCTGCTAAATCGACTCTCTGAATCCGTCAAATATGCTTGTCAAAGCGGACATTCAATCAAGAAAGTAGCGGAAGGAGGACGAGTTGTTGAACCTTATTCTATACAAACAATCAGTACATTGCAAAGAATATGGGAGGCGGTGATCCCAATCAGGCTTAG GTTAGGGATGTTAGCACTGTAA
- the LOC112201371 gene encoding endoplasmic reticulum oxidoreductin-1 isoform X3, whose translation MVKEKNVKRWVLVGAVVVVLLAIALTSTRDFNSKLNLSLFFKNPSSCQCPQAKLWCDCPFWTEDGMCLLRDCSVCECPENEFPEPFKRPFHGGLPSDTLVCQDDKLQGSVDRTLDGRAFRGWIETDNPWTNDDETDNDEMTYVNLLLNPERYTGYTGPSARRIWDAVYSENCPKYSSQDICQEQRVLYKLISGLHSSISIHIAADYLLDKITNLWGQNMELMHDRVLKYPDRVQNLYFAFLFVLRAVTKAADYLEQAEYDTGNHEEDLRTESLMRQLLYNPKLQAACPLPFDEAKLWKGRSGPQLKQQIQKKFRNISALMDCVGCEKCRLWGKLQVLGIGTALKILFSVDGKNHQDQPLQLQRNEVIALVNLLNRLSESVKYACQSGHSIKKVAEGGRVVEPYSIQTISTLQRIWEAVIPIRLRLGMLAL comes from the exons ATGGTGAAGGAGAAGAATGTGAAGAGATGGGTTTTAGTGGGTGCTGTGGTTGTGGTCTTATTAGCCATAGCTCTCACCTCTACCAGAGATTTTAATTCTAAACTCAACCTTTCTCTGTTTTTCAAGAATCCCAGTTCCTGCCAATGTCCTCAG GCCAAGCTGTGGTGTGACTGTCCCTTCTGGACTGAAGATGGTATGTGCCTCCTGCGTGACTGCAGCGTCTGCGAATGCCCAGAAAATGAATTTCCGGAACCTTTCAAGAGGCCCTTTCACGGTGGCCTTCCATCCGACACTTTGGTATGTCAAGATGATAAGCTGCAGGGGTCTGTTGACCGCACTCTAGACGGTAGAGCATTCAGAGGCTGGATTGAGACAGATAATCCTTGGACAAATGATGACGAGACTGATAATG ATGAGATGACATATGTGAACCTTCTACTGAACCCTGAACGTTACACTGGCTATACTGGTCCATCAGCAAGAAGGATATGGGATGCTGTTTATTCTGAAAATTGCCCAAAAT ATTCATCTCAGGACATTTGCCAGGAGCAAAGAGTATTGTACAAATTAATATCGGGTCTTCACTCGTCAATTTCAATCCACATAGCTGCTGATTATCTTCTAGACAAGATTACCAATCTG TGGGGTCAAAACATGGAATTGATGCATGATCGCGTTCTAAAATATCCAGATCGTGTTCAGAATTTGTACTTCGCATTCCTCTTTGTTCTCCGGGCAGTGACAAAA GCTGCAGATTACTTGGAGCAGGCTGAGTATGATACAGGTAATCATGAGGAAGACCTGAGAACAGAGTCTTTGATGAGGCAGCTACTTTACAATCCTAAACTCCAAGCTGCATGTCCCCTACCGTTTGATGAAGCAAAGCTCTGGAAAGGTCGGAGCGGACCACAATTGAAGCAACAAATTCAAAAGAAATTCAGAAACATTAG TGCATTAATGGATTGTGTGGGATGTGAGAAATGTCGGCTCTGGGGAAAGCTTCAAGTTCTCGGTATTGGTACTGCATTGAAGATCCTCTTTTCTGTTGATGGTAAAAATCATCAAGATCAACCT CTGCAGCTGCAACGAAATGAAGTTATAGCTCTCGTAAATCTGCTAAATCGACTCTCTGAATCCGTCAAATATGCTTGTCAAAGCGGACATTCAATCAAGAAAGTAGCGGAAGGAGGACGAGTTGTTGAACCTTATTCTATACAAACAATCAGTACATTGCAAAGAATATGGGAGGCGGTGATCCCAATCAGGCTTAG GTTAGGGATGTTAGCACTGTAA